A stretch of DNA from Brevibacillus ruminantium:
GCAATTATGGCCCATTATATACTTATGGAGTCAAAGTTCTAAGGAAATTTCAACCCAAATGGTTTGTAGCTGAAAATGTGTCTGGCCTTCAAAGTGCAAATGAGGGACAGGCATTCAATATGATAATGAGAGACTTAATGGAATCAGGCTACAAAATAACACCACATTTATACAAATTCCAAGATTATGGCATTCCTCAAACCAGACACAGAATAATTATTGTCGGTATCAGAGATGATATAAACAAAGAGTTCAGAGTGCCTGCACCAACACACGGTGAAGGCAGATTACCTTATAAAACTGCAAAACAAGCCCTAACTGATCCACCTATTCCTGCTGATGCACCGAATAATGAACTTACTCGACATACTTCTAAAGTGATTGAATTCCTGAATCATATTCCTCCTGGTCAAAATGCGTGGTTCGAAGAAATTCCTGAACATTTGAGATTAAACGTCAAGGGTGCAAAAATGAGCCAAATATATCGTCGTTTACACCCCGACCAACCGTCTTATACCGTGACAGGCAGCGGCGGCGGCGGTACACATATGTACCATTGGAGTGAACCTCGTGCGTTGACAAACAGGGAACGTGCGCGAATACAAACCTTCCCAGATAATTTTGTTTTTCTCGGCGGTAAGGAAAAAGTCAGACAACAAATAGGAATGGCCGTTCCGCCAGAAGGTGCAAGAATCATTATTGAAGCTATACTGAAAACTTTCGCAGGAATCGAATATGACAGTATTGAAGCAAAATGGAATGCAAATGAATTTGTATTCGAACCCGAACTCGAATTGATTTCTGTATAAAACAAAGGGGTGACTTATTCACAAGTCGCCCCTTTTATTACTAAAACACATTATAAGGATTTGGATATCCTGAAGTATCAAATGGCGGGTTATTTGTTATCCAATGTATAACTTTGTTCCAATCATGTTCTAGATTGTCAAAATGAATTCCGAAATTATCAGCTTGCAATCTAGTATTAGTCTTTGGAATACAACTACCCTTTCGCAAAATTAAAGTATTTTTAACACCATGTACGAGCCTATCAAGTGACGCGCAACCGACTATATCAACTTTGCCGGTTGGTAAATCTTTCACCCTGTCCCAGTTGACAGAAGACATAACGTATAAATGAGAAAGAATTCCTTCCTTTTGGCGGAAATTTAACTTACTCCATTCAATAAGCATCCATCGGCCGCCTTGTCGAGTTCCTTTAACATCAATTCTCCATCCGTTGATAATTGCATCCTGTTTATCCCATACGCCGCGAGGGTAATATTCGAAATCAAGTGCAATCATAATGCCAAAATATTTATCCATCATCTTTGAGAATGCTACTTCTGCGATCTTTCCTATCAAATTGTCACGACCAATCTCGATATGGCTACGAGGAATTGTGTCTGATTGTCCGAATTCAATTTCCTGTTGATTCTTCGCACACTTATAAGAAAACTCAATACACCTATCTAGCTCCTGTGTAGTTAATTCAATAATCACTATGCTTAATTCCTTTCCACTTGATTGGTTGCTACGCGTAAAAATTCACCGACAGTTGAATATCCACGGTTTTGTATTGCGTTCAAAAATAACTGAACCCGTTCATGCTTTGGCAAATCGTTATCAATACAGTAGTCCAAGAAGCCAAGTAAAACATTTGCACTTAGCATAATTCCTTTGATATCTCGGTCGGGAATGGCCCGTTTGGTAAGGGTGCTGATTTTCTCAAGGTTTTTTTCACCACTCCAATCCGCCGCGGTAACGTATCCGAAGAAAGAAACTTGGCGTCCATCATAGCCGTCATAGTTCGGGAGATATTCGGATGCCATATGTGAAGCCAAATGCGCCGACAAAGGAAATTTTGTGCGGTAATTCTTCGCGTCAATAATCCCCATAAGCGAACCTTCGTATTTAAGCAATATCTCGATTTCAGTTTCAACGTTTGCAAGCGATTTGGGACGCATTTCAACTTCGAATCCGATTGCCTTGAAGACTTCGCCCGTTTTATCTTCAAACACAAGATTATCTTGCTCATTCAGATATCCTTCAACAAAGTCATTATTGAGTGCTTGATGCGTGATTTGTTTAAGGTCGTGGGCGTGTTTTTCGGCTTCCTTCGGCGGAAATTCGTTCATAAGAATTTCTTTCAAGTCGTCGTGAGTCAACTCGTCCAAATCGGGATAATCTGATAGTAATTCACGAATCTTATTCGCGGTCTTCGATTTGTTCGTTGCAGGTTTAACGTCTCCGTAACTGCTTGCCTTGTAGCTTTCGATATCCAAACCGTTATTTTCCGCCATGCGTTGAAGCGAAATAAGGTAACGAGAGTTGAACGGATATCGGTAATCGTACATTTCGATTTCTTCGGAAACCTTCTTCGAGTTAGATGGGTCAACACGAAGGGCTTCACCACGAATGTATTCGACAAGACCGGTGTAGTCGCAAATCAACATGAACGTATGTGCCACGTCACCATGCGCGATCTCAAAATCTCTTGCGCCTTTATCTGAACGTTCGCGATGGTCGAAGTTTTCAGCGATTTCTCGCTTCATTTGCGCTTTGTCCGCTGGGCTTGCGCTTCTAAAGGTAAGAATCTTATCCGTTACGGGAGCCAACTGGTTGTCGTTCTGTGCCGTTAAAACGAAATAGGTGATTTCTTCTTTGGTCACGTAGTAGTTTAGTCGGGCTTGATTTGTCAGTTTGATAAGGAACCGTGCTGGACGAATTCGGAAAGTCGATTCAAATTGCGGTCGGAAACCCGATTCAAGAAAGTAAGCATTTGGGATTTGAAGGGTCAGGATTTGTTTTGTTACGTTATCCCGAACCCGTTCACCTTCAAGAATCTTCTTGCCAGCTTTGGTCAGTACCAAGAACCCTTCTTCATCCGTATAGACGTAAGCAAATGTTTTTAACATAGCCGCCCAGGTCCGCCCGCCCGAACCATCATTACTGATGTTTTCGCGTTTTACTCCACGGGCATTCAATGCGCGTTCGTAGTTAAGGTGGGCTTGACGATTGCCCGACCATTGAACGGTAAAACCATTCGTTGCATCCCATAAAGCGAGAAGTGCGTCACGATGGAATTTAGGGTCACGTTCAGGACGTGTGATAAACCAAATTTTGCGTTCTGCCATTTTATCAATTCCCTTCGGCTTTTATTCGATTCATTATTCCTTCGTAGGCTTGAATTTCTTCGTCCGATATAACATCGTGAAGTGTTTTCAGAGCATCAACGTAGAATTTTATATCGACAAAGAACTTGCGTATATCTGGGTCATTTTGCAGTAAATGCCCAACGTCGTTGTTTATGGACAAATCTATAGACACAGAAGCGACTTTGAATAATTCTTCATCGAGGACAGCACGGACTTCGACGGGTTTGAATTTTTCGTTTCCGCTAATAATCTTATTTATGGCGGATATCGACTTTATAAACGTAGATATTCTCATGTCTTCCAGTTCGTTGAATGTTCGATTGAACCAATTGCC
This window harbors:
- a CDS encoding AlwI family type II restriction endonuclease; the protein is MAERKIWFITRPERDPKFHRDALLALWDATNGFTVQWSGNRQAHLNYERALNARGVKRENISNDGSGGRTWAAMLKTFAYVYTDEEGFLVLTKAGKKILEGERVRDNVTKQILTLQIPNAYFLESGFRPQFESTFRIRPARFLIKLTNQARLNYYVTKEEITYFVLTAQNDNQLAPVTDKILTFRSASPADKAQMKREIAENFDHRERSDKGARDFEIAHGDVAHTFMLICDYTGLVEYIRGEALRVDPSNSKKVSEEIEMYDYRYPFNSRYLISLQRMAENNGLDIESYKASSYGDVKPATNKSKTANKIRELLSDYPDLDELTHDDLKEILMNEFPPKEAEKHAHDLKQITHQALNNDFVEGYLNEQDNLVFEDKTGEVFKAIGFEVEMRPKSLANVETEIEILLKYEGSLMGIIDAKNYRTKFPLSAHLASHMASEYLPNYDGYDGRQVSFFGYVTAADWSGEKNLEKISTLTKRAIPDRDIKGIMLSANVLLGFLDYCIDNDLPKHERVQLFLNAIQNRGYSTVGEFLRVATNQVERN
- a CDS encoding DNA cytosine methyltransferase translates to MIFRKGEFFNGPGGLALGAKMVRVVDKNGVEYRVEHEWANDIDESACRTFIHNICPDRPNSVINKDVRELDIESLGEIDAFTFGFPCNDYSIVGEKKGLDGNYGPLYTYGVKVLRKFQPKWFVAENVSGLQSANEGQAFNMIMRDLMESGYKITPHLYKFQDYGIPQTRHRIIIVGIRDDINKEFRVPAPTHGEGRLPYKTAKQALTDPPIPADAPNNELTRHTSKVIEFLNHIPPGQNAWFEEIPEHLRLNVKGAKMSQIYRRLHPDQPSYTVTGSGGGGTHMYHWSEPRALTNRERARIQTFPDNFVFLGGKEKVRQQIGMAVPPEGARIIIEAILKTFAGIEYDSIEAKWNANEFVFEPELELISV